The stretch of DNA gctgCCTTACATCGTTGTTCttctatcatcatcttctttcaaaAGACCTAAGACGAAGCTCTAAAAGCCAATTATTAAACTGACCATCACTAACCTTCAACATCTCAGACAAAGGCATAAAAATCCCATGTTCCTTAAGCAACCTATGCCTTGGCTTTATCTTCCTCTCCAAGCTAAACGAAAAATACTGAGGGAAACGTTTCAGCTCCTTGACATCACCACGCATCTCCTCCATAAAAAACTCAACTTTAGGAGCTAAATTGTTATCCACACTATACGTCAACAACGCCGGAGATCTCACAACCATCTTCGCTACCTCTTCTCTTGTAAACCCTAACCCTTCTTCAAGATACTCAATTTTAGGGATTAGGGTTCGTTCCACACTCGATACAAGCAACACAGTGTTCCGCGACGTAATCGTGTCTCGTCCCACGAATCCTAGGGTTTTGAGAAACGACAACGCGGGACGAAGCTGGTGATCTACTGATGAAATTAGCAATCGAGGACAACGAGAGATCGATTTGGGTATGTCTTGCTCTGAAATCGAGATCTCGTCGGTTAAGAAGCGAAGCACCGGTATAATCTCAGATTCGGGATCAGAAGTTAACAAATCTGGGAACATATCGAGAATCCGACCAACGGCGGGTCTTGAGAGTCCGGTTGAAGAGAGAAGATTCTCGACGGAGACGACGGAGGAGATTGAAGCAGAACGGAGAGATGGGTTCACTCGGAGAGCTTTGTGAGGATCTACGTTAAGGTCTTGAAGGTAAATAAGCTTCTCTCTGAATAAAATCCCTGTATCTGAAGTTTCACCNNNNNNNNNNNNNNNNNNNNNNNNNNNNNNNNNNNNNNNNNNNNNNNNNNNNNNNNNNNNNNNNNNNNNNNNNNNNNNNNNNNNNNNNNNNNNNNNNNNNNNNNNNNNNNNNNNNNNNNNNNNNNNNNNNNNNNNNNNNNNNNNNNNNNNNNNNNNNNNNNNNNNNNNNNNNNNNNNNNNNNNNNNNNNNNNNNNNNNNNNNNNNNNNNNNNNNNNNNNNNNNNNNNNNNNNNNNNNNNNNNNNNNNNNNNNNNNNNNNNNNNNNNNNNNNNNNNNNNNNNNNNNNNNNNNNNNNNNNNNNNNNNNNNNNNNNNNNNNNNNNNNNNNNNNNNNNNNNNNNNNNNNNNNNNNNNNNNNNNNNNNNNNNNNNNNNNNNNNNNNNNNNNNNNNNNNNNNNNNNNNNNNNNNNNNNNNNNNNNNNNNNNNNNNNNNNNNNNNNNNNNNNNNNNNNNNNNNNNNNNNNNNNNNNNNNNNNNNNNNNNNNNNNNNNNNNNNNNNNNNNNNNNNNNNNNNNNNNNNNNNNNNNNNNNNNNNNNNNNNNNNNNNNNNNNNNNNNNNNNNNNNNNNNNNNNNNNNNNNNNNNNNNNNNNNNNNNNNNNNNNNNNNNNNNNNNNNNNNNNNNNNNNNNNNNNNNNNNNNNNNNNNNNNNNNNNNNNNNNNNNNNNNNNNNNNNNNNNNNNNNNNNNNNNNNNNNNNNNNNNNNNNNNNNNNNNNNNNNNNNNNNNNNNNNNNNNNNNNNNNNNNNNNNNNNNNNNNNNNNNNNNNNNNNNNNNNNNNNNNNNNNNNNNNNNNNNNNNNNNNNNNNNNNNNNNNNNNNNNNNNNNNNNNNNNNNNNNNNNNNNNNNNNNNNNNNNNNNNNNNNNNNNNNNNNNNNNNNNNNNNNNNNNNNNNNNNNNNNNNNNNNNNNNNNNNNNNNNNNNNNNNNNNNNNNNNNNNNNNNNNNNNNNNNNNNNNNNNNNNNNNNNNNNNNNNNNNNNNNNNNNNNNNNNNNNNNNNNNNNNNNNNNNNNNNNNNNNNNNNNNNNNNNNNNNNNNNNNNNNNNNNNNNNNNNNNNNNNNNNNNNNNNNNNNNNNNNNNNNNNNNNNNNNNNNNNNNNNNNNNNNNNNNNNNNNNNNNNNNNNNNNNNNNNNNNNNNNNNNNNNNNNNNNNNNNNNNNNNNNNNNNNNNNNNNNNNNNNNNNNNNNNNNNNNNNNNNNNNNNNNNNNNNNNNNNNNNNNNNNNNNNNNNNNNNNNNNNNNNNNNNNNNNNNNNNNNNNNNNNNNNNNNNNNNNNNNNNNNNNNNNNNNNNNNNNNNNNNNNNNNNNNNNNNNNNNNNNNNNNNNNNNNNNNNNNNNNNNNNNNNNNNNNNNNNNNNNNNNNNNNNNNNNNNNNNNNNNNNNNNNNNNNNNNNNNNNNNNNNNNNNNNNNNNNNNNNNNNNNNNNNNNNNNNNNNNNNNNNNNNNNNNNNNNNNNNNNNNNNNNNNNNNNNNNNNNNNNNNNNNNNNNNNNNNNNNNNNNNNNNNNNNNNNNNNNNNNNNNNNNNNNNNNTCGGTTAAGAAGCGAAGCACCGGTATAATCTCAGATTCGGGATCAGAAGTTAACAAATCTGGGAACATATCGAGAATCCGACCAACGGCGGGTCTTGAGAGTCCGGTTGAAGAGAGAAGATTCTCGACGGAGACGACGGAGGAGATTGAAGCAGAACGGAGAGATGGGTTCACTCGGAGAGCTTTGTGAGGATCTACGTTAAGGTCTTGAAGGTAAATAAGCTTCTCTCTGAATAAAATCCCTGTATCTGAAGTTTCACCGGCGAAACATCTAACCCTGAAACACGGCGGTGGCAAAAGACAGCACCTTGCTGCAATCATCATCGTCGCGGCGAGAGagaaccgaaaaaaaaaaaaagtttcaatctttttttcacTTCTCAAGTGTGGATAAAACATAACAATGGAGGAAGGGTAAAAGTGTAATTTCAAGCTGTAACGGTCAGATAATAACGATGAAACGACGTAGTTGTTtctgcttcgtcttcttctttctttccaatGGGTGGGGGGATCCCTATTCTCAAGCGGCTTTATCATAAGACCGGTTTTTGCGCAGGGTCTCGTGTTAACCGCAATCGTCTTCTCTGTCTCTATCTCTACCTCTGGTTTTTGATTCTTCGTTTTTCTGaaaagttcttttttcttttttttcttttttttttgtttacaagaGAAGAGGTCCCTTTTAAGATCTCGCTCATGGTTAGTATCAGCTTGGCGTTTGAATTTGCCTCTTTAggtaagtttcctttttttcttcttcttcttaacccAACAACAGATTACACGTTAAGGGTTTCTCTGTTTTCGTCTTAGAAAGATCGGATTTTTAttgaaacccaaaaacaaaGTGATGGAATTGAAATCATGATCTGGTTTATATCATAAGGTTTCAGATTCTGGAAACGTTTATGTCAATGATTcaattaaagttttgatttttgtggtgttggattgatgttttgtgaggaagaagaagagggattttgataattttggtATTGGTTTTAAGTAGTTGGGAAATTAATAACAACAGGATGGGAAGGGTAAAATTGAAGATAAAGAAGTTAGAGAACCCAAATGGACGCCAATCTACATTTGCTAAAAGGAAAAGTGGGATCTTGAAAAAGGCTAATGAGCTTTCGATTCTTTGTGACATTGATATTGTTCTTCTTATGTTCTCTCCTACTGGGAAGGCTGCGTTATGTTGCGGTACACGAAGGTATTNTGGTTAGTATCAGCTTGGCGTTTAAATTTGCCTCTTTAGGtaagtttcctttttcttcttcttcttctttttcttcttcttcttctcccaacAACAGAAGGGTTTCTCTGTTTTCGTCTTAAAAAGATCGGATTTTTATTGATGATTCAattcaagttttgatttttttttgtgaggaagaagaagaaggaatttgattaatttggttttggttttttaattagTTGGGAAATTAATAACAACAGGATGGGAAGGGTAAAATTGAAGATAAAGAAGTTAGAGAACCCAAATGGACGCCAATCTACATTTGCTAAAAGGAAAAATGGGATCTTGAAAAAGGCTAATGAGCTTTCGATTCTTTGTGACATTGATATTGTTCTTCTTATGTTCTCTCCTACTGGCAAAGCTGCGTTATGTTGCGGTACACGAAGGTATATATGTTATGTCCATCTCTAGGAGAGATATTGTTTTGTCTGATTGTTCATTGTTGATTTACtttgtggtttttttctttagtagTATGGAAGAGGTGATTGCTAAGTTTTCTCAAGTAACACCGCAGGAAAGAACGAAAAGGTTTGGTGGTGTTTAAATCTTCTGATTCTTATCTTTaggtgtttttgtttgttgtcttgCTTTAACTCATTGGTTGCAATTCTTTTGATAACAGGAAGTTCGAGAGTCttgaagtaagtttttttttatacacaatCAAATGAAGTCTTGTTTTAAATGTATGTTCTTGAGAATCCCTGATTCACATGTTTCTCTTTCGAAAAGCTCAGAACTTGAAGAAAACTTTCCAAAAGTTGGATCACGATGTAAATATACGCGAATTTATAGCCTCGAGGTTTGTAAAGGAAACAGTTTTTAACTAAATCTTTTGCAAGAAACTTCATAATCTCTATATGAAtattaactctttttttgtcttctttcttgtttgtttttggttctgtGGTTTCAGTAATTCGACAATAGAGGTATTCACTATAAGACTCTCTTTCCATTTCTTATGTCTATGACATTTACCAAAGcctaaaacttttgaaaacCGCATTGTATTCAGGACTTGAGTGCTCAAGCAAGGATTCTGCAAGCTCGGATTTCTGAAATACATGGAAGATTAAGGTAATGATCTTTCTGAAGATGgtgattctttgttttcttgatgttTGTGCTCTGGTAATTCATACTTGTTTGTATCATGTTCTGCAGTTATTGGACAGAACCTGATAAGATTAATAACGTTGAACACTTGGGACAACTCGAAATTTCTATTAGGCAATCCATTGACCAACTGCGTGCACATAAGGTATCATCTCTTGTTtgaaaattttccatttttacttcatcgtcaaaactcaaaactcaaaactatttGGTTGATAGGAACATTTTGGGCAGCAGCAACAAGCAATGCAAATAGATAACGCAAACTTTGTTAAAGATTGGTCAACATGCTCGGtaatttacttcttctttagaGATCTCATTTGAAACACAATCAAACTGTAAACCCGGCTTTGCAACTTTCAGATGCAAGATGGGATTCAGATTCCTCTTGAACAGCAGCTTCAGTCTATGTCATGGATTCTTAATAGCAACACCACCAACATTGTCACAGAGGAACACAATCCAATCCCGCAGAGGTTTGTGAAAACTCTGACTGAGagacattttcttttcttccaatTTGAATcatatctaaaaacaaaatctctgtCTCTATTCTCAAAAGGGAAGTCGAGTGCTCAGCGAGTTCTTCGTTCGGGAGCTATCCAGGCTACTTTGGAACAGGGAAGTCTCCTGAAATTACAATTTCGGGTCAAGAAACAAGCTTTCTTGATGAACTAAACACAGGACAGCTGAAACCGCAACTAAGCTCACATCAGCAGTTCACTAATACAAATATCACACCATACAATCCCAATATGCATAATGATATGAATCATCAACCAACGTTGCCTCCTCCTTCTCCCCCTCAGGTTTATATTCCAATGAATCAGAGAGAGTATCATATGAATGGATTTTTTGAAGCACCACCACCTGGATCTTCTGTTTACAACAACACCAACCAAACCAGGTTTGGTTCTAGCAGCAGCTCCTTGCCTTGTTCACTCTCAATGTTCGACGAATACTTGTTCTCCCaggtaaacaaaacaaaactttttctgTTCATGTCTCTTACAGATGCATCAAAATCTAAACTTTCTCAGGGTTTATGCTCTTTAAAGTGATTTGacattttgttcttctttcttacaGATGCAGCAACCGAACTGAGAGAGatgtgatgaatgatgatgatgataaaaaaaaacacatcattGGAGAAACtcaccaatttttttgtttcagaaaacagcaagaaaacaagaaactcCTGCAGATTTCTGAATCGgttccaagaagaagaaccagtGGTAATTCTGGTTAGATTTGCAACCAAACCACACACAATACATTATTTCAATATCTTCAAAATAGATGTTCTGTGTTTACTTTATTCTTTTCTATACATAATTTCTCAATCGctttgagagatttttgaggttttccatttttttctttctccggCGATAAAAAGTTAGTGTCTTCTGGTGAGGCTGTCAAAGTAACGCCATGACAGCCAAAAAGATGaggaactctctctctctccttccctTCCTACAAACTGTAGCTGTATCTATGTTTCTTTTTCCATTCATTCAAttgtaaaacaaacaaaacagtgtttattaaattttttgtcGTCAAAGTACTCTGGTTTATTTAAGTGGTTATTACAAGAGTTTACAAGAAGCCTTGTTTATGAGGTAGGGAGACTACATTTGATGATTCTTCCAGGACTCTTTGGAGGAGGTCGTAAAACGATTTTGAATCACCATGAGCATCAGCACGTTCAGTATCTTTCCCATTTGCTAATAGCTTCTGTGATAAGGAGTGAGATACAATTCTTTCTTCTTATCCTCTGTAACAGAGCAGCGCAGGCTCTAATCTTCTAACAACATCAATGTGATCATGCAGGATGATCTCACAAGGATCCTCAAACTTCTATTTATAAACGATCATACTTAACTTCTTCAAGTGCCAGCTCAGTAACATCCAATGTCCTTATTCTTCTCTTCTATTTATCAACGATCAACTTCTCTTCTATTGCAGTCTTCTCTTCTATATGTATTGACATTGAGAAGTAATGGACTGGGTTGAGATTCCCATTTCTCAATCATCTTTATTGCGTCCAAGTTCCAACCATGCATATTAGAGTCCAGCATTGGTATGTTGGTAACTTTCTCTGGGATAGATATACTACCCAGCATTGGTATGGTGAACTATTTGCGTGGAAGATCGTTTTGCATCCACCattcataatttattaattcGTAGTAGCCTGGTTTTGCATTCACCATATAAAAGAAACTTACCACGGACCAACAAACCGTTCATATGAATAAAACAAACTTGGTTCGCAGTTTATGtaattattggttatattatcaataatactattttaaataaaattcataatctGGCATttcttttcaacttttaatatcATGTTAAGTCAATAATACCAATTAATACATCGTTGGACAAAATTgaattgataattaaatttttttggcaaGGTTGGAAGGGATCAGAttgttgtgtgtgtatataaCTTTACgttaatatgtatattatctgatatatttaataatttatcacGTTAATATAAATATCATGTGATAGACAAAGTATATTAGCATGGTAATATagatattatatgatatatttacgTTCACAAATATTATAGTAACTTGTTTTTACCTTTGTATATAGTGTAATAAGTGACTTGACATGATAATATGAATTTATCACCTAAGTTATAAACTTACCGCGATATTATATGCTTTAACAAGATAtatctataatttttgttatcatgttaacaaaataaataatcatctAACTCACAATATTTTTATCCATATATTcctgaaaatatttttagttacgGACAAAAACTGAacatgttgttgatgatgattataagAATTTTAGGTTTAAGAAAGTGTATCGTCCAACAAATCAAAATGCAAAAGATGATTTTGGACATCACACCTTCTGGGAAGCACAAGACTCTATAgacagaaaataaatgattagcTAGAGTTCATAACTTCATCATTGATTTGATGATTTTCTTTACATGGAAATTGTATCAATTTGAGGtagctttgatattttttggatGATTATTGTGATTTTGGAAGTGtgatatagttatatataacataattgtaagattttttagcaaaatagtatttttcaaaatttaattagttttttttagtatacttactatt from Camelina sativa cultivar DH55 chromosome 9, Cs, whole genome shotgun sequence encodes:
- the LOC104710214 gene encoding transcription termination factor MTEF1, chloroplastic-like isoform X1, which translates into the protein MIKPLENRDPPTHWKERRRRSRNNYVVSSLLSDRYSLKLHFYPSSIVMFYPHLRSEKKIETFFFFRFSLAATMMIAARCCLLPPPCFRVRCFAGETSDTGILFREKLIYLQDLNVDPHKALRVNPSLRSASISSVVSVENLLSSTGLSRPAVGRILDMFPDLLTSDPESEIIPVLRFLTDEISISEQDIPKSISRCPRLLISSVDHQLRPALSFLKTLGFVGRDTITSRNTVLLVSSVERTLIPKIEYLEEGLGFTREEVAKMVVRSPALLTYSVDNNLAPKVEFFMEEMRGDVKELKRFPQYFSFSLERKIKPRHRLLKEHGIFMPLSEMLKVSDGQFNNWLLELRLRSFERR
- the LOC104710214 gene encoding transcription termination factor MTEF1, chloroplastic-like isoform X3 translates to MIKPLENRDPPTHWKERRRRSRNNYVVSSLLSDRYSLKLHFYPSSIVMFYPHLRSEKKIETFFFFRFSLAATMMIAARCCLLPPPCFRVRCFAGETSDTGILFREKLIYLQDLNVDPHKALRVNPSLRSASISSVVSVENLLSSTGLSRPAVGRILDMFPDLLTSDPESEIIPVLRFLTDEISISEQDIPKSISRCPRLLISSVDHQLRPALSFLKTLGFVGRDTITSRNTVLLVSSVERTLIPKIEYLEEGLGFTREEVAKMVVRSPALLTYSVDNNLAPKVEFFMEEMRGDVKELKRFPQYFSFSLERKIKPRHRLLKEHGIFMPLSEMLKVSDGQFNNWLLELRLRSFERR
- the LOC104710214 gene encoding transcription termination factor MTEF1, chloroplastic-like isoform X2, with amino-acid sequence MIKPLENRDPPTHWKERRRRSRNNYVVSSLLSDRYSLKLHFYPSSIVMFYPHLRSEKKIETFFFFRFSLAATMMIAARCCLLPPPCFRVRCFAGETSDTGILFREKLIYLQDLNVDPHKALRVNPSLRSASISSVVSVENLLSSTGLSRPAVGRILDMFPDLLTSDPESEIIPVLRFLTDEISISEQDIPKSISRCPRLLISSVDHQLRPALSFLKTLGFVGRDTITSRNTVLLVSSVERTLIPKIEYLEEGLGFTREEVAKMVVRSPALLTYSVDNNLAPKVEFFMEEMRGDVKELKRFPQYFSFSLERKIKPRHRLLKEHGIFMPLSEMLKVSDGQFNNWLLELRLRSFERR
- the LOC104710212 gene encoding agamous-like MADS-box protein AGL30 isoform X3 produces the protein MGRVKLKIKKLENPNGRQSTFAKRKSGILKKANELSILCDIDIVLLMFSPTGKAALCCGTRSMEEVIAKFSQVTPQERTKRKFESLENLKKTFQKLDHDVNIREFIASSNSTIEDLSAQARILQARISEIHGRLSYWTEPDKINNVEHLGQLEISIRQSIDQLRAHKEHFGQQQQAMQIDNANFVKDWSTCSMQDGIQIPLEQQLQSMSWILNSNTTNIVTEEHNPIPQREVECSASSSFGSYPGYFGTGKSPEITISGQETSFLDELNTGQLKPQLSSHQQFTNTNITPYNPNMHNDMNHQPTLPPPSPPQVYIPMNQREYHMNGFFEAPPPGSSVYNNTNQTRFGSSSSSLPCSLSMFDEYLFSQMQQPN
- the LOC104710212 gene encoding agamous-like MADS-box protein AGL30 isoform X1, whose product is MGRVKLKIKKLENPNGRQSTFAKRKSGILKKANELSILCDIDIVLLMFSPTGKAALCCGTRSSMEEVIAKFSQVTPQERTKRKFESLENLKKTFQKLDHDVNIREFIASSNSTIEDLSAQARILQARISEIHGRLSYWTEPDKINNVEHLGQLEISIRQSIDQLRAHKEHFGQQQQAMQIDNANFVKDWSTCSMQDGIQIPLEQQLQSMSWILNSNTTNIVTEEHNPIPQREVECSASSSFGSYPGYFGTGKSPEITISGQETSFLDELNTGQLKPQLSSHQQFTNTNITPYNPNMHNDMNHQPTLPPPSPPQVYIPMNQREYHMNGFFEAPPPGSSVYNNTNQTRFGSSSSSLPCSLSMFDEYLFSQMQQPN
- the LOC104710212 gene encoding agamous-like MADS-box protein AGL30 isoform X2, producing the protein MGRVKLKIKKLENPNGRQSTFAKRKNGILKKANELSILCDIDIVLLMFSPTGKAALCCGTRSSMEEVIAKFSQVTPQERTKRKFESLENLKKTFQKLDHDVNIREFIASSNSTIEDLSAQARILQARISEIHGRLSYWTEPDKINNVEHLGQLEISIRQSIDQLRAHKEHFGQQQQAMQIDNANFVKDWSTCSMQDGIQIPLEQQLQSMSWILNSNTTNIVTEEHNPIPQREVECSASSSFGSYPGYFGTGKSPEITISGQETSFLDELNTGQLKPQLSSHQQFTNTNITPYNPNMHNDMNHQPTLPPPSPPQVYIPMNQREYHMNGFFEAPPPGSSVYNNTNQTRFGSSSSSLPCSLSMFDEYLFSQMQQPN
- the LOC104710212 gene encoding agamous-like MADS-box protein AGL30 isoform X4, whose translation is MGRVKLKIKKLENPNGRQSTFAKRKNGILKKANELSILCDIDIVLLMFSPTGKAALCCGTRSMEEVIAKFSQVTPQERTKRKFESLENLKKTFQKLDHDVNIREFIASSNSTIEDLSAQARILQARISEIHGRLSYWTEPDKINNVEHLGQLEISIRQSIDQLRAHKEHFGQQQQAMQIDNANFVKDWSTCSMQDGIQIPLEQQLQSMSWILNSNTTNIVTEEHNPIPQREVECSASSSFGSYPGYFGTGKSPEITISGQETSFLDELNTGQLKPQLSSHQQFTNTNITPYNPNMHNDMNHQPTLPPPSPPQVYIPMNQREYHMNGFFEAPPPGSSVYNNTNQTRFGSSSSSLPCSLSMFDEYLFSQMQQPN
- the LOC104710212 gene encoding agamous-like MADS-box protein AGL30 isoform X5, whose protein sequence is MEEVIAKFSQVTPQERTKRKFESLENLKKTFQKLDHDVNIREFIASSNSTIEDLSAQARILQARISEIHGRLSYWTEPDKINNVEHLGQLEISIRQSIDQLRAHKEHFGQQQQAMQIDNANFVKDWSTCSMQDGIQIPLEQQLQSMSWILNSNTTNIVTEEHNPIPQREVECSASSSFGSYPGYFGTGKSPEITISGQETSFLDELNTGQLKPQLSSHQQFTNTNITPYNPNMHNDMNHQPTLPPPSPPQVYIPMNQREYHMNGFFEAPPPGSSVYNNTNQTRFGSSSSSLPCSLSMFDEYLFSQMQQPN